ACGCCGTTCGGATGCCCCGCCGCGGCCCAGATCTCCTCGAAGCGGAACAGCTCGCGGTCGATGAGCGTGACGAGCGGCGCGACGTGCCCCAGCGGCGCCACGCCGCCGATCGAGAAGCCGGTCTTCGCCTTCACGAACTCGGCGTCGGCCCGGCCCAGCGCACCGACCATGGCGGCCACCTTCTTCTCGTCGACGCGCCGGTCGCCCGAGGTGATGACCAGCACCGCGGCATCGTCGCTGCGGCGGCGGAAGATCACGCTCTTGGCGATCTGCCCGACCGCGATGCCCAGCGCATCGGCGGCCTGCTGCGAGGTGCGCACCGCCGCGTCGAGGAAGACCGGGGCGTGGGGATGGCCGGCAGTCTCGAGGGCGCGGGCGACGGTCTGGAAGCCTTCGGGGCGCGCGGGGATCGAACTCATGGCGCCGTTCACGCTGCGCGCTTTGCCAGCAAGGCCTTCGCCGCACGCGACACCGGAGCGCGGCCCAGCACCTCGGAGATGTACGCGCCCGCATCGACCAGCCGGTCGAGGTCGATCCCGGTCTCGATGCCCAGTCCATGCAGCATGTACACCACGTCCTCGGTGGAGACGTTGCCGGTCGCGCCCTTCGCATACGGACAGCCGCCCAGCCCTGCGATGCTCGCGTCGAAGGTGGCGATGCCCATCTCGAGGCAGGCGTAGATGTTGGCCAGCGCCTGGCCGTAGGTGTCGTGGAAATGCCCGCTCACCTCGGCGATCGGGTAGTGCTTCAGCGCCCGCGCCATCGCCGCCTGCACCCGCCTGGGCGTGCCCACGCCGATCGTGTCGGCGACGCCGCAGTGGTCGACGCCGATGCCCTTCATGAGGACCACGACCCGCTCGACCTCGTCGGGCGTCACCTCGCCCTGGTACGGACAGCCGACGGCGCACGAGATGGCCGAGCGCACCTTGATGCCCTGCGCATGCGCCGCGGCCACCACGGGCCGGAAGCGCTCCATGCTTACCTCGATGCTGCAGTTGATGTTGCGCTGGCTGAACGCCTCGCTGGCGGCCCCGAACACCACGATCTCGTCGGGCCATTGCTCGCGCGGCGCCGAGAGCGCCGCCTCCAGCCCCTTCAGGTTGGGCGTCAGCACCGAATGCCGCACGCCCGCTTCGCGGCGGATCCCCGCCATCACCTGCGCGTTGTCCGCCATCTGCGGCACCCATTTCGGACTCACGAAGCTGGTCACCTCGATCTCGCGCACGCCGGCGGCCTGCAGCCGATGCACCAGCTCGATCTTGTGCGCCGCGTCCACCGGCTGCTTCTCGTTCTGCAGCCCGTCGCGGGGCCCCACATCCACCAGCTTCACACGATCGACTGCCATGACAAAAGTCTCACTTTGCTCGATGAAATTGTGACCGCCACCCGGTTGGGGATGGCGGCTGCGGAAGGCGCTCGTCAACATACCCCATCTCGCCGAGGACCCCGTCTTGGACGCCAATACCCGCCTTCGCATCGCGACCCGCATCCACTTCCTGCTGCTGCGCCATCTCGGCGAAGGCGTCGACGTCGCCACCATGCTGAAGAACGAGAAGGAGGCGCGCGAGGTGCTGTGGGTCTGCGAAGGCTCCGGCGACCGGGAGCTCATGACGCTGGCGGGCCAGTACCGCCGCGCCGGCCGACCGCCCGCCCAGCGCGCCGCCGCCGGGCATGCGCCGCAGGACACCTCCTGGGCCGGCAACACCACCGGCTTCGGCGTCTCGCAGCCGCCGGAGATCCCCGAGTCCGCCGGAAAGCCGGCCACCAGCGTCTCCTCGGGCTGGCTCAGCCCGGTCAGCTGGCTGCGCCGCGCCAACAGCACGCGCTGAACTCACGCCGGCGCGGCCAGACGCAGCAGCTCGCCGCCCTCGCTCACCTGATCGCCAGCCGCATAGAGCAGCTCGGCCACCATGCCGTCGCGCGGCGCGGTGATGGTGTGCTCCATCTTCATGGCTTCCATCACTGCCAGCGGCTGGCCCAGCTTCACGCTGTCGCCCACCTTGGCCAGGAAGGCGATCACGCGTCCCGGCATGGGCGCCGTGAGGCGCCCGCCTTCGAGGGCGCCATCGGCCGCATGGGCGATGGGGTCGATCTCCTGCAGCTGCGCCGAGCCTTCGGCGGCGAACACGGCGATGCGCTCGCCGTTGGCGTAGACGGTGAGCGCGTGGCGCTGCTCGCCCAGCGTCACGTCGTGCAGGTTGGCGGCTCGGGCGCGCGCGCCGAACGGCCAGCGTCGATCACCGATGGCCAGCACCATCGCCCCATCGTGCGTGCGCTGCAGCGTGGCGACGTGATGCCGGCCCTGCGCTTCGATGTCGAACCGGCGCAGGGCCGCGCCATGCAGCCGCCAGCCGTCGCGCCGCGACCAGGGATCGGCGGTCTCCAGCGCCTGCTCGGCGGCCAGCGCATGCGCGACGACACCGGCGGCCGACACCTCCAGCGGCAACGGCGGGGCATCGAACAGCACGGCGCGCTCGCGCTCGATGAGCGCGGTGTCCAGGTCGGCACGGGCGAACGAGCGGCTGTTCACCACGCGGCGCAGGAAGGCGACGTTGGTGTGCAGCCCGACGATGTGCGTCTGCGCCAGTGCCGCGTCCAGCCGCGCCAGCGCCTGGTCGCGGTCGGCGCCCCAGACGATCAGCTTGGCGATCATCGGGTCGTAGTACGGCGTGATCGCATCGCCCTCGCGCACGCCGGCGTCGAGCCGCACGTCGGCGCGCTCGAAGGCCGCGGCCTCGGGCGTGCGGTACACGTCGAGCCGGCCGGTGGCGGGCAGGAAGTTCGCGTCGGGGTTCTCCGCGCACAGGCGCGCCTCGATGGCATGGCCGTGAATGCGCAGCTCGCCTTGCGTGAGGGGCAGGGGCTGGCCGGCCGCGATGCGCAACTGCCACTCCACCAAGTCGAGCCCGGTGATCGCCTCGGTGACCGGGTGCTCCACCTGCAGCCGCGTGTTCATCTCCATGAAGTAGAAGCGCAGGTCGCCTTCGGGCGTGGGCTCGGCGATGAACTCCACGGTGCCCGCGCCGACATAGCCCACCGCCTTCGCCGCCGCCACTGCCGCCTCGCCCATCTCGCGCCGACGCTGCGCCGTCATGCCGGGCGCCGGCGCCTCCTCGAGCACCTTCTGGTGGCGGCGCTGCACGGAGCAGTCGCGCTCGAACAGGTAGACGACGTTGCCCTGCATGTCGCCGAACACCTGGATCTCGATGTGGCGCGGCCGCGTGACGTAGCGCTCGATCAGCACCGCGTCGTCGCCGAAGCTGTTGATCGCCTCGCGCTTGCACGACGCCAGCGCGGCGTCGAAGTCGTCCGCCGAGCTCACCGCCCGCATGCCCTTGCCGCCGCCGCCCGCGCTCGCCTTGATCAGCACCGGATAGCCGATGCGGTCGGCCTCGCGCTTGAGCAAGGCGGCATCCTGGTTCGCGCCGTGGTAGCCCGGCACCAGCGGCACGCGCGCCTTCTCCATCAGCTGCTTGGACTCGGCCTTCAGCCCCATGGCCTTGATGGCCGACGGCGGCGGCCCGATGAAGACGATGCCCGCATCGTCACAGGCCTGCGCGAAGTCCTCGTTCTCGCTCAGGAACCCGTAGCCCGGATGGACCGCCTCGGCGCCGGTGGCCTTCGCCGCCTCGATGATGCGCTCGGCGCGCAGGTAGCTGTCCTTCGGCGCCGGCCCTCCGATGTGAACGGCTTCGTCGCAGGCGAGCACGTGGCGCGCGTCGGCGTCGACGTCGGAGTAGACCGCGACGGTGCGGATGCCGAGCTTGCGCGCGGTCGCCGCGACGCGGCAGGCGATCTCGCCGCGGTTGGCGATCAGGATCTTCTTGAACATTGACATCACCTCGTTGTCTCGCCCGCCGGCACTTGGCCGCTCCTTGAAAACCGCCGCACCAGGAGCCGCAGGAACTTCGCCAGCACGACGATCAGCGCCACCATGGTGATGAGCGCCAAGGCCAGCGCCGCGAAGAACACCAGCGGATGGGCCCACGACAGCCACAGCATCGCCGGCACGGCGCCGTCGCCCAACAGCGACATCGCGACGTTGGAGAACGGCTCGGGCGAGGTATTGACCGCCGCCCGCGTGGTGGCCTTCGACACATGGCTGGTCGCGGCCAGCGTGCCGCCCAGCAGCGCGGCCACCGTGGCCCAGGTGGCCTGGTCGGCGCCGAACACCGCCGCCGCGAGCGCGGCGCCGGCGGGAATGCGCACCACCGTGTGCACCAGGTCCCACAGCGTGTCGACGCCGGGAATCTTGTCGGCGAAGAACTCGACGAACAGCATCATTCCGCTGGCGCCCAGCATCGCGGGATGCTGCAGCACCTTCAACCCGGCCGGCAGGTCGACCCAGCCGAGAGAGCCCGCCATGCCGGTCAGGAAGACGACGGCGTACAGGCGCAGGCCGCTCGCCCAGCCCAGTGCGGCGGCGATGGCGATGAGCTGCGGCGTGTCGAGGTTCATGTCGGTAGCCAGGATGCCGGCCGCTTCTGCAGGAAGGACTGCACGCCTTCCTTGCCTTCGGCGCTGGCGCGGATGTCCGCGATGCGCCGTGCCGTGTCCTCGCGCAACGCCGCGTCGATGGGGCGATGCGCGACGTCGTGCACGAGCTGCTTGCAGGCGCGAACCGCCATCGGCCCGTTGGACCCGATGACGCCGACGAGCTCGTCGACCTTGGCGTCCAGCTCGTCGAGCGCGCACACGGCGTGCACGAAGCCGAGCGCCTGCGCCTGCACGGCGCTGAAGCGCTCGGCGGTGACGAAGAAGCGCCGGGACGCCTGCTCGCCGAGCGCGCGCACGACGTAGGGGCCTATCGTGGCCGGCAGCAGCCCCAGCCTCGCCTCGCTCAGGCAGAAGCCCGCGGCCTCGGCCGCCACGAGGATGTCGCACACCGCGGCGAGGCCGACGCCGCCGGCGTAGCAGTCGCCCTGGATGCGGCCGATCACCGGCACCGGACAGCTGTAGACCGCCCACAGCATGTCGGCAAGCGCCTGCGCGTCGGCACGGTTCTGCTCCCAGCTGTAGTCGGCCATCGCGCGCATCCACGACAGGTCGGCGCCGGCGCAGAAGGCCTTGCCGCGGCCGCCCAGCACGACGACGCGCAGCGATGCGTCGGCCGACAGCGCCGTGAAGGTCTCGGTGAGCTCGCGGATCACGCCTTCATTGAAGGCGTTGCGCACGTCGGGTCGGTTGAGCCAGACCTCGGCCACCTGGGCCGAGCGGCGGTTCAGCTCGAGGGTCTGCGTCGTCATGGCGAACCTCCCGGCTCGCCCTGACGAGCCTCGGCTAGCGTTGTGCGGTGGAAGCCGGCTTCTGGTAGACGACCCGGTCGTCGACCGCGTACAGCGTGCAGCCGGTGCGGCCATGCTCCTGGCAGAACTTCAGCGCGCGCTCCACCGGGTCGCGCGGCTGGGCCGGATCTGTCGGATTGGTGCCGCGAGCGTAGTTCCAGCGCAGGCCGTCGGCCACGACGAAGACCCGGGGCGACTTCCACGTGAGCCACTGCCGATAGGCTTCGCGGCCCTTGTCGCCCACCGGCACGGCGTCGGCATCCTCGAGCACGCCGGTCGTCGGCAGCGACGCGACATCGGGCACGATCACCGGCGCGGATGCCGCCGGCGCAGGCGCGGGAGCCGGCGTCGTCGGTGGCGCGTTGGGGGACGAGGGCGCCAGCACCAGCGCCGGCGCCGCGGCGCCCGGGGCGAGCACCGTGGTCTGCGTGCGCGCAGTGGTGCTCCTGGGCAGCGCGACGATCTTGTCCAGCTCCTGCATCGCGAGCTCGGAAAATTTGTCGTACATCCAGTTCATCCGCATGCTGTCCTGGCCGCCACCCCACCCGCCCAGGGCATAGCTCGCCTTGATCTCGAAGCTGCGCAGCGGCTTGTTGGCGCTGTCCAGCACGCGCACCGTGCCCACGATACGGTCCTCCCCGGCCAGGACGCCGAGCAGAACGGCCGCTGCGGCCGATCGCACACGGATGTCCGTCACCAGGATGTCGACGTGGTTGGGCGCGCCGGCGGCCACCATGCCCTTCGATTCGAGCTTGCGGTACAGGTAGGTGGCCAGCTCGTCGCGGCTGAACTGCGGGTTGTCCGCCTGCTGCGCGACCGCGGCCGGCGACATGCGCGCCACCACCTTGCCGACGCCCTCGACGCCCGACACGTCGCCGTTGATGCGCGTGTGCTGCTTCACCGTGCCCGCGCAGGCCGACAGCAGCGCCAGCAGCGCCATCGCCGCCATCCGTGTCGCGACGGCGATCGCCTTGTTCTTCGTGTGCATTCCCCGCCCTCCGGGTGCTGGAAAGGCGTCCATCGTAGGGACAGGCGCCCCCGGCGTGCGCGGCGGCGCGTCCTGCCGTCGCAAGGCACGTGAGAAAGTGCGCAGCGGCTGTGGCGCGGTTCACGATCGTGCATCCTCCTGCAGCATCCACACCAGGTCGAGCTCGGGACAGGGATGCCCCATCGCGGTGATGGCGGCGGTGATCTGGCCGCGGTGGTGGGTAGCGTGGTTGAAGACATGGCCGAGCGTCGCGGCGAACGGCAGCGACTGCGGCACGCCCTTGGTCGAGGTGTACTCGAGCGTGCCGTCGAAGCGCTCGGCGGGCCACGACGCGATCAGCGCAGGCCAGCGCTGGACGCCCTCGACGAGCCGCTGGCGCAGCCGCGCGCGATCGGTCTCGATCTCTTCGTCGAGGCGCGCCCGGTTCGACACGCCGTCGGCGAAGCGCGCGAACCAGATCACATGCTCGCCCACCAGCAGGTGGTTCAGCGTCCGGTGCACGCTCTTGAAGAACAGACCCGCGTCGCGCCGGTAGTCGTCTTCGGGCAGGGCGTCGACATGCTCGTACAGCTTGCGCGTGGCCCAGACGTTGTAGCGGGCCAGCGTGGCGAAGTAGCGGTGCATCGCGCTCATGGCTCCTCACATGCGGAACACGCCGAACCTGGCATCGGAGATGGGCGCATTGAGGCTGGCCGAGATGGCCAGTGCGAGCACGCGCCGCGTGTCGGCCGGATCGATGACACCGTCGTCCCACAGCCTGGCGCTCGAGTAATACGGGTGCGCCTGGCGTTCGAACTGGTCGAGGATGGGCTGGCGGAACGCGGCCTCTTCCTCGGCGCTCCACGCGCCGCCGCGCGCCTCGATGCCGTCGCGCCGCACGGTGGCGAGCACGCTGGCCGCCTGCTCGCCGCCCATGACCGAGATGCGCGCGTTCGGCCACATCCAGAGGAAGCGCGGCGAGTAGGCGCGGCCGCACATGCCGTAGTTGCCGGCGCCGAAGCTGCCGCCGATGATCACCGTGAACTTGGGCACGTTGGCGGTCGATACGGCCGTCACCATCTTGGCGCCGTGCTTGGCGATGCCCTCGCTCTCATACTTCCTGCCGACCATGAAGCCGGTGATGTTCTGCAGGAACACCAGCGGCACCTTGCGCTGGCAGCACAGCTCGATGAAGTGCGCGCCCTTCAGCGCCGACTCCGAGAACAGCACGCCGTTGTTGGCGACGATGCCCACCGGCATGCCTTCGATGTGCGCGAAGCCGGTGACCAGCGTGGTGCCGTAGCGCGCCTTGAATTCCTCGAAGTCGCTGCCGTCGACCAGCCGCGCGATGATCTCGCGCACGTCGAAGGGCTTGCGGGTGTCGGTGGGAATGACCCCGTGCAGCTCCCGCGGGTCGAACAGCGGCGCACGCGGCTCCACGCATCGCAGCGGAACGTCCTTGGTCCAGTTCAGGTGCGCCACCGCCGTGCGCGCCAGCGCGAGCGCATGCGTGTCGTTCTGCGCCAGGTGGTCGGCCACGCCGGACAGCCGGGTGTGCACGTCGCCGCCGCCGAGGTCCTCGGCGCTCACGACTTCGCCGATCGCGGCCTTCACCAGGGGCGGGCCGGCGAGGAAGATGGTGCCCTGGTTCTTCACGATGATCGACTCGTCGCTCATCGCCGGCATGTAGGCGCCGCCGGCCGTGCACGAGCCCATCACGACGGCGACCTGCGGAATGCCCTGGGCGCTCATCTGCGCCTGATTGAAGAAGATGCGGCCGAAATGGTCCCGGTCGGGGAACACCTCGTCCTGGTTGGGCAGGTTGGCGCCGCCCGAGTCGACGAGGTAGATGCACGGCAGGCGGTTCTGCTGCGCGATCTCCTGGGCGCGCAGGTGCTTCTTCACCGTCATCGGGTAGTAGGTGCCGCCCTTCACGGTCGCGTCGTTGCAGACGATCATGCAGTCGACGCCCGACACGCGGCCCACGCCGGCGATCAGGCCGGCGCCCGGCGCGTCGTTGCCGTACATGTCCAGCGCGGCCAGCGGCGCGATCTCAAGGAACGGGGTGTCGGGGTCGAGCAGCATCTCGACGCGGTCGCGCGGCAGCAGCTTGCCGCGCGCGACGTGCTTCGCACGCGGGCCGTCGCCTCCTCCCTGCGCGATGGCCGCGAGCCGCGCGTTCAGGTCGTCGACCAGCGTTCGCATCGCGGCGGCGTTGGCCTTGAAGTCCTCGGTGCGCGGGTTCAGCTTGGACGCAAGCACGGGCATCTGGGCAGTCTCCTCGAAGCGGCCGGATGAGCGGGGCAAGGATAGCCCTCGGCCGCGAGCCCGTCAGCTTAGGCGACGCGGCGGCGCGGATGGTGCCAGCATGGTTGCAAATCACGCCACCGGAGGCGAGACTGGCCGCATGTCGTCCGCCACCCGCCCCGCTTCACCGTTCCGGCCGGAGCGCGTGGCCGCCACTCCGATGGCATTCGTGCGGGCCATCCTGCTCGGGTACGAGAAGTACGGCATGGATCCGTCCGAGGCGTTGCGGCAGGCACAAATCACGCCAGCGCAGTTGCGCAAGTCCGACGCGCGCATCACCGCCGCGCAGTTCGAGGTGATCTCCGCCCTGGCGATGCAGCAGCTCGACGACGAGGCCCTGGGGTGGTTCTCGCGCCGCCTGCCCTGGGGCACCTACGGCATGCTGTGCCGCGCCTCGATCGGCTCGCCGAACCTGGGCGTGGCGCTGGCGCGCTGGTGCCGCCATCACCGCCTGCTCACCGAAGACCTCCTGCTGAGCCTGCAGGCGCGGGGCGACGCGGCGCGCTTCGCCCTCGAGGAGAGCCGCCGCTTCGGCGCGATGCGCGAGTTCTGCCTGGTCACCAGCCTGCGCTTCATGCACGGCTTCGCCTGCTGGGCGATCGATTCACGCATCCCGCTGCGCGAGACCAGCTTCGCCTTCGCAGCCCCGCCGCACCACGACGTGTACCCGCACCTCTTTCCGGGACCGGTGTACTTCGATGCGCCCTCCACCGCGCTGGTCTTCGATGCGCAGTACCTCGAGATGCCGCTGCGGCGCGACGAAGCCGCGCTGCGCACGATGCTGCAACGCGCGCTGCCGCTGACTATCCTGCAGTACCGGCGCGACCGGCTGCTCGTGCAGCGCGTGCGCGAGCTGCTGCGCACGCGGGCCGCCGATCTCGTCAACGCCGAGGCACTGGCCGAGGCGCTGCACATCTCCACACGCACGCTGCACCGCCAGCTGCAGGAAGAAGGCGCCGCGCTGCAGGCCCTGAAGGACGAGGCGCGGCGCGACCAGGCGATCGACCGGCTGCGGCGCACTGCCCGGCCGGTGAAGCAGATCGCGCTGGAGGTCGGGTTCGGCAACGAGAAGAGCTTCGCGCGGGCCTTCAAGCAGTGGACCGGGCGCTCGCCCAGCGACTTCCGGCGCCAGGCGGGCCCCCGATAATGCGGGCCCCCCGGTTGCTACGTTGACCCCATGTCCGACCGCCTTGCCGTCCTCCATCAATACGCCCTGCCCAAGCGCGCCATCACGGAGCTCGCGGGCCGGGCGGCGTCAGCGCGGGCAGGGCGGCTCACCACCTGGGCGATCAGGCGCTTCGTGAGCCACTACGGCGTCGACATGAGCGAGGCCGCCGACCCCGACATCGCGAGCTACCCGACCTTCAACGAGTTCTTCACTCGCGCGCTCAAGCCCGGCGCGCGGCCGCTCGCGCAGGCCGACCTGGTCTGCCCGGTGGACGGCGCGATCAGCCGCTTCGGCGCCATGGATCGCAACAAGATCCTGCAGGCCAAGGGCCACCACTACCTCGCCGTCGCGCTGCTCGGCGGCGACGACCCGCTGGCGACGCAATTCGACCACGGCCACTTCGCCACGCTGTACCTGGCGCCCAAGGATTACCACCGCATCCACATGCCGTGCGACGGGCGCCTCACCCGCATGATCCATGTGCCGGGCGCGCTGTTCTCGGTGAACCCGCCGACGGCGCGCGGCATCCCGGGGCTGTTCGCGCGCAACGAACGCGTGGTCTGCGTCTTCGAGTCGGCGCGCGGTCCCTTCGTGCTGGTGCTGGTCGGAGCGACCATCGTGGGCAGCGTCGCCACCGTGTGGCACGGCGTGGTCACGCCGCCGCGGTCGGCCACGATCCGGCAGTGGGCCTACGAGGACAAGCCGGTGCGGCTGAAGCAGGGCGAGGAAATGGGCCGCTTCCTGCTCGGATCGACGGTGGTGATGCTGTTTCCGCAGGGGGATCTGCGCTTCAACCCGCAGTGGGCGCCGGACCGCCCGATCCGGCTCGGCGAGGCGATGGGGAACTACGGCACCTCGCCCCGTTCGGGCTGAGCGTCCGGGCGCTGGAAAATGTTGCCAAAGGTACGCAGCCTTTGCGCAGCAAGTTTCGACAAGCCGCGGGACGACGTGCTGGCTACGATGAGGGCACTGTGACGACCCGCGGCTTCACCCTGTTCCCCACCGCCATCGGCATCTGCGGCATCGCCTGGAGCGAGCGCGGGGTGCTCGGACTGCATCTGCCCGATACCGACGGGAGCGACACGCGCGCCCGTCTCGCAAGACGCTTCCCGGGCGCGGTCGACAGCGAGCCGCCCGCGGCCGTCCAACAGGCGATCGACGCCATCACCGCGCTGCTCGATGGCCGGCGGGTGGACCTGAGCGCCGTGGCCCTCGACATGGAGGCGTTGCCGCCATTCCACCGCCGGGTCTACGACGCGGCGCGGCGCATCCCGGCGGGCCGCACGCGGACATACGGCGAGATCGCCGCCGAGATCGGCGAGGCGGACGCGCGGGCCGTGGGGCAGGCGCTGGGACACAACCCCTACGCCATCATCGTGCCCTGCCACCGCGTGCTCGCCGCCGGCGGACAGGCCGGGGGCTTCTCGGCACCGGGCGGCGTCCAGACCAAGCTGCGCCTGCTCGCCATCGAACGTGCACGACCTCACGGCGAGCCCGATCTGTTCGACTGAGCCGCCGCTGACGGGCCGCTGCGCCAAGCTTCTGGCACGAAGCTCGCATCAAAAGGGTCGGGAGGCCCAGGATCTCACGAACGGGCCAAAGCACTTGGCCCCGGGGGGCCGGATCGGATTGCCGGAGTTCACATGAATGACAAACAACGTCACCGCCACGTGCACGCACCGCACGGCTTCCTGCCCAACTGGGTGCTGGTCGTCTTTGCGGCCTGCGCCATGGCAGTCGTAGCGCTCGCGCAGACCATCATCTGAAGGCGTTGCGGGCACCGGCCCGCCATCACCCGAACAGATCACCTTCCGTCCAGCCCGTGGCCGCCATGTCGGCCACTCGCAGATGCGCTTCGCTGGGCATCAGGAACTCATCGAGCTGCGGCGGCCTGACCGACGTGCCGGCCAGCATGGCATGCGCCTGGCCGCGGTGGTGGACCTGGTGGTTGAGCAGATGGGCGATCACATGGCCGCGACGCTCGCGCTGCACGTGATGCGTGCGCACGAGGTCGATCACCTCGTCGAGATGTTCCGCCGACAGCGCATCCATCAGCGCGATGAACCGCTGGTCCGAGCGCGCCTGCGCTGCCGCCAGCTCGGCCATCGTGTCGCTCGGCACGAAATCCTTCCAGCGTTGCGCCATGTCGGCCTCGCCGTGCAGCGCCGCGATGTAGTAGAGGTCGACCTCGAGAATGTGGTTCAGCGTGGCCGCCAGGCTGGGAAAGAAGCTGGTGCGCGGCGCGTGGAACTCTTCGCGCGACAGCGGCGCCATCGCTGCATGCAGCCGGTGATTGGCCAGGCGGTTGGCGCGCGCCTGGATGCACAGGAAGCCCAGCAGTTCCATCAGGCCGACTCCCTGGCCTTGCGCGTCGGCTTGGGCGCCACCGCGCCGCCCGCTTCCTTCCAGGCGGTGAAGCCGCCGCCGATGTGCGCCACCTGGGTGAGCCCCATTTCCATCAGCGTGCGCGCGGCCAGCGCGGAGCGCCAGCCGGCAGCGCAGAACAGCACGAATTCCTTGTCCTGCGCGAACTCCCTGCGGTGATAGGGGCACTCCGGATCGACCCAGAACTCGAGCATGCCGCGCGGTGCGTGCAGGGCCCCGGGGATGACGCCTTCACGCTCCAGCTCTCGCACGTCGCGCACGTCGACGAACTGCACGCCTGGGTCCGCATGCCGCGCCATCGCCTGCTCCGGCGTGTAGGTGGTGACGAGCGCCATGGCTTCGTCGACCAGTGCCTTGGCAGTCTTCTTCATCAGAACGGCCCTTTCTCCAGCCAGCGCTCGATCTGCGGGCGGCGGTCGTTGCCCCAGAACGGCTCGTTGTCGATGACGAAGAACGGCACGCCGAACACGCCGGCGGCCAGCGCCGCGTCGTTGGCCGCCTTGAGGCGGGCCTTCCACGCCGGATCGCCCCAGATCGCCTCGGCCTCGTTGGCGTCGAGGCCGAACTCCACCGCGAGCTCGCGCAGACCCGCCGGATCGCTGGGATCGACTCCCCGGGCGAAATAGGCCCGCAGGCAGTGCCGCGCCCAGTGGCTCGCGGTGGCTGGCTCCCGCTCGTGCAGCCACCAGAAGATGCGCGCCGCGTTCTGGGTGGGCACAGGGAACTTCGCGGGATTCTTCAGCGGCACGCCGGCAAAGCGCGCGGAGCGCTCGAAGTCGCGCAGGGCGTATTCGCGCTTGACCGGGTAGTCGACCAGGCTTCTCAGGCCGGTCGCCTGGAAGGTGACGCCCAGCAGGATCGCCTTCCAGCGGACCGTGCGACCGTGGCGCGCGGCCAGCGCCTCGATCCACTCGGACGCGATGTACGAGTACGGCGACGAGAAGTCGAAGTAGAAGTCGATGGTCGCGACGTTCTGCATGGCGGCAGGCTACTCCAACGAGGCGATTCCCGCATCGGCGTCATCGGTACCAGAACTGCGGCGTGAACAGCACCAGCACGGGCAGCAGCTCGAGGCGCCCGAGCAGCATGCCGAAGGTGCAGACCCAGGTCTGGAAATCGGTCAGGCCGGCGTAGTTGGACCCCGGCCCGACCCCTCCCAGCCCGGCGCCGATGTTGTTCACGCACGCGATGACGGCGGTGA
The Piscinibacter sp. XHJ-5 DNA segment above includes these coding regions:
- a CDS encoding carboxyl transferase domain-containing protein, with translation MPVLASKLNPRTEDFKANAAAMRTLVDDLNARLAAIAQGGGDGPRAKHVARGKLLPRDRVEMLLDPDTPFLEIAPLAALDMYGNDAPGAGLIAGVGRVSGVDCMIVCNDATVKGGTYYPMTVKKHLRAQEIAQQNRLPCIYLVDSGGANLPNQDEVFPDRDHFGRIFFNQAQMSAQGIPQVAVVMGSCTAGGAYMPAMSDESIIVKNQGTIFLAGPPLVKAAIGEVVSAEDLGGGDVHTRLSGVADHLAQNDTHALALARTAVAHLNWTKDVPLRCVEPRAPLFDPRELHGVIPTDTRKPFDVREIIARLVDGSDFEEFKARYGTTLVTGFAHIEGMPVGIVANNGVLFSESALKGAHFIELCCQRKVPLVFLQNITGFMVGRKYESEGIAKHGAKMVTAVSTANVPKFTVIIGGSFGAGNYGMCGRAYSPRFLWMWPNARISVMGGEQAASVLATVRRDGIEARGGAWSAEEEAAFRQPILDQFERQAHPYYSSARLWDDGVIDPADTRRVLALAISASLNAPISDARFGVFRM
- a CDS encoding AraC family transcriptional regulator, producing the protein MSSATRPASPFRPERVAATPMAFVRAILLGYEKYGMDPSEALRQAQITPAQLRKSDARITAAQFEVISALAMQQLDDEALGWFSRRLPWGTYGMLCRASIGSPNLGVALARWCRHHRLLTEDLLLSLQARGDAARFALEESRRFGAMREFCLVTSLRFMHGFACWAIDSRIPLRETSFAFAAPPHHDVYPHLFPGPVYFDAPSTALVFDAQYLEMPLRRDEAALRTMLQRALPLTILQYRRDRLLVQRVRELLRTRAADLVNAEALAEALHISTRTLHRQLQEEGAALQALKDEARRDQAIDRLRRTARPVKQIALEVGFGNEKSFARAFKQWTGRSPSDFRRQAGPR
- the asd gene encoding archaetidylserine decarboxylase (Phosphatidylserine decarboxylase is synthesized as a single chain precursor. Generation of the pyruvoyl active site from a Ser is coupled to cleavage of a Gly-Ser bond between the larger (beta) and smaller (alpha chains). It is an integral membrane protein.); translated protein: MSDRLAVLHQYALPKRAITELAGRAASARAGRLTTWAIRRFVSHYGVDMSEAADPDIASYPTFNEFFTRALKPGARPLAQADLVCPVDGAISRFGAMDRNKILQAKGHHYLAVALLGGDDPLATQFDHGHFATLYLAPKDYHRIHMPCDGRLTRMIHVPGALFSVNPPTARGIPGLFARNERVVCVFESARGPFVLVLVGATIVGSVATVWHGVVTPPRSATIRQWAYEDKPVRLKQGEEMGRFLLGSTVVMLFPQGDLRFNPQWAPDRPIRLGEAMGNYGTSPRSG
- a CDS encoding methylated-DNA--[protein]-cysteine S-methyltransferase, whose protein sequence is MTTRGFTLFPTAIGICGIAWSERGVLGLHLPDTDGSDTRARLARRFPGAVDSEPPAAVQQAIDAITALLDGRRVDLSAVALDMEALPPFHRRVYDAARRIPAGRTRTYGEIAAEIGEADARAVGQALGHNPYAIIVPCHRVLAAGGQAGGFSAPGGVQTKLRLLAIERARPHGEPDLFD
- a CDS encoding DinB family protein encodes the protein MELLGFLCIQARANRLANHRLHAAMAPLSREEFHAPRTSFFPSLAATLNHILEVDLYYIAALHGEADMAQRWKDFVPSDTMAELAAAQARSDQRFIALMDALSAEHLDEVIDLVRTHHVQRERRGHVIAHLLNHQVHHRGQAHAMLAGTSVRPPQLDEFLMPSEAHLRVADMAATGWTEGDLFG
- a CDS encoding rhodanese-like domain-containing protein — its product is MKKTAKALVDEAMALVTTYTPEQAMARHADPGVQFVDVRDVRELEREGVIPGALHAPRGMLEFWVDPECPYHRREFAQDKEFVLFCAAGWRSALAARTLMEMGLTQVAHIGGGFTAWKEAGGAVAPKPTRKARESA
- a CDS encoding 2-hydroxychromene-2-carboxylate isomerase; translation: MQNVATIDFYFDFSSPYSYIASEWIEALAARHGRTVRWKAILLGVTFQATGLRSLVDYPVKREYALRDFERSARFAGVPLKNPAKFPVPTQNAARIFWWLHEREPATASHWARHCLRAYFARGVDPSDPAGLRELAVEFGLDANEAEAIWGDPAWKARLKAANDAALAAGVFGVPFFVIDNEPFWGNDRRPQIERWLEKGPF